In Luteitalea sp. TBR-22, one genomic interval encodes:
- a CDS encoding type 1 glutamine amidotransferase domain-containing protein, translating into MSANANVTTPQRRKKVLMVVANPATSPTTGWPVGFWWAELTHPYWEFTEAGYEVEIRSADGGPLQADGFSDPEDTSGYAAADILSLGFKKSPAHAALLQDTRSVADVDVAAYDAVFFVGGQSPMVTFRGNTALQSLVARFFEAGKVTALVCHATCLLLETRLSSGDLLVAGRTWTGFATSEEQFADAFVGQRIQPFWIEDEARAIAGTNFVVDQRFRPFAVRDGLLVTGQQQFSGAAAARLVVEALGR; encoded by the coding sequence ATGAGTGCCAACGCCAACGTCACCACCCCTCAGCGCCGGAAGAAGGTGCTGATGGTCGTCGCCAACCCTGCCACCTCGCCCACCACCGGGTGGCCCGTCGGCTTCTGGTGGGCCGAGCTCACGCACCCGTACTGGGAGTTCACCGAAGCGGGCTACGAGGTGGAGATCCGCAGCGCCGATGGTGGGCCGCTGCAGGCCGACGGCTTCAGCGACCCCGAGGACACCAGCGGCTACGCGGCTGCCGACATCCTGAGCCTCGGCTTCAAGAAGAGCCCGGCGCACGCCGCGCTCCTGCAGGACACCCGCAGCGTGGCCGACGTGGACGTCGCGGCCTACGACGCGGTGTTCTTCGTCGGCGGGCAGTCGCCGATGGTGACCTTCCGCGGCAACACGGCGCTGCAGTCGCTCGTCGCGCGTTTCTTCGAGGCCGGCAAGGTGACCGCCCTGGTGTGCCACGCCACCTGCCTGCTCCTCGAGACCCGACTGTCCAGTGGCGATCTCCTGGTGGCCGGACGCACGTGGACCGGCTTTGCCACCAGCGAGGAACAGTTCGCCGACGCCTTCGTCGGCCAGCGCATCCAGCCCTTCTGGATCGAGGACGAGGCGCGGGCCATTGCCGGCACCAACTTCGTCGTCGATCAACGCTTCCGCCCGTTCGCCGTGCGCGACGGGTTGCTGGTCACCGGCCAGCAGCAGTTCTCCGGTGCTGCCGCCGCACGGCTGGTCGTCGAGGCACTGGGGCGATGA
- a CDS encoding LysR family transcriptional regulator: MDARDLSLLLTLDALLQESNVTRAARRLGLSTPAVSHALARLRERLADDLLVRTGRSMRLTPRGEELRPLVRNLVEDANRVLTTSQPFQPRTLARTFTITATDHALLVFSPIVDGIVRAEAPGVTLRYLPSIVDDWVLLRDGTVDLSVCLPGAFPPEFRLSPLLTERFVCVGRAGHPALARRLTLEAWLALDHVVVAPLGRQSVVDQVLAERGHERRIRLVVPYFAAALHLVAASDDVLTVSASAVEAVRARLPLDVVEAPVALPTYPVSLLWHPRLDNEPANAWLRDVFTRAAAAVREASRRPRRGPRAAR; encoded by the coding sequence GAGCACGCCGGCCGTCAGCCACGCCCTCGCGCGCCTCCGCGAGCGCCTCGCCGACGACCTGCTGGTGCGGACGGGGCGGTCGATGCGCCTCACGCCGAGGGGCGAGGAACTGCGGCCGCTCGTCCGGAACCTGGTGGAAGACGCCAACCGCGTGCTGACCACCTCGCAGCCCTTCCAACCGCGCACGCTGGCGCGGACCTTCACCATCACGGCCACCGATCACGCGCTGCTGGTGTTCTCGCCGATCGTCGACGGCATCGTCCGCGCCGAGGCGCCCGGGGTGACGCTCCGCTACCTTCCCAGCATCGTCGACGACTGGGTGCTGCTGCGCGACGGCACGGTCGACCTCTCGGTATGCCTGCCTGGCGCATTTCCGCCGGAGTTCCGGCTGTCGCCGCTGCTCACCGAGCGCTTCGTGTGCGTCGGCCGCGCCGGACACCCGGCATTGGCTCGTCGGCTCACGCTCGAGGCCTGGCTGGCACTGGACCACGTGGTGGTCGCGCCACTCGGACGACAGAGCGTCGTCGACCAGGTGCTCGCCGAGCGTGGTCACGAGCGTCGCATCCGCCTCGTCGTGCCCTATTTCGCCGCGGCGCTGCACCTGGTGGCGGCGTCCGACGACGTGTTGACGGTGTCGGCATCGGCCGTCGAGGCGGTGCGGGCACGTCTCCCGCTCGATGTCGTGGAGGCCCCCGTCGCGTTGCCGACGTATCCCGTGAGCCTGCTCTGGCACCCACGCCTCGACAACGAGCCGGCCAACGCCTGGCTTCGCGACGTATTCACGCGCGCCGCCGCGGCGGTGCGCGAGGCCTCGCGGCGGCCCCGTCGCGGGCCTCGGGCGGCGCGCTGA
- a CDS encoding NADPH-dependent F420 reductase: protein MRIACIGHGHVGGALAASLADLGHEVTIAAASSDDDRLRALASRAAVRVAPPADALRSADVVFLATPFGALDDVAATMGDALSGKVLVDCTNPVGPGLQHGLRSERSGSEAVQAALPRTRVVKAFSVYGYENFVRREATRGVRPMMPICGDDAASKALVAGLATELGWEAVDVGGLAQALHLEHMTLLWVRMVRVGGADPRLVWAALRG, encoded by the coding sequence ATGAGGATCGCCTGCATCGGGCACGGGCACGTCGGTGGCGCGCTGGCCGCCAGCCTCGCCGACCTCGGGCACGAGGTGACGATCGCGGCCGCGTCGAGCGACGACGACCGCCTGCGGGCGCTGGCCTCGCGCGCGGCCGTCAGGGTGGCACCGCCGGCCGACGCACTCCGTTCGGCCGACGTGGTGTTCCTGGCCACGCCGTTCGGCGCCCTCGACGACGTGGCGGCGACGATGGGCGACGCCCTGTCCGGCAAGGTGCTCGTCGACTGCACCAATCCCGTCGGCCCCGGGCTGCAGCACGGTCTGCGGAGCGAGCGCTCGGGATCGGAAGCCGTGCAAGCCGCCTTGCCACGCACGCGCGTCGTCAAGGCGTTCAGCGTGTACGGCTACGAGAACTTCGTCCGACGCGAGGCCACCCGCGGCGTCAGGCCGATGATGCCGATCTGTGGGGACGATGCCGCGAGCAAGGCCCTGGTGGCTGGCCTGGCCACCGAGTTGGGCTGGGAGGCGGTGGACGTAGGGGGCCTGGCGCAGGCGCTGCACCTCGAGCACATGACCCTGCTGTGGGTGCGGATGGTGCGCGTCGGCGGCGCCGACCCGCGCCTGGTGTGGGCGGCGCTGCGCGGCTGA